From Vreelandella neptunia, the proteins below share one genomic window:
- the trmA gene encoding tRNA (uridine(54)-C5)-methyltransferase TrmA codes for MAIPVVEPERYAEQLAAKRDYLESTFAAFQPPALEVFESPPGYYRQRCEFRIWHEEDDLFYAMFEVDPENPKNKRVIRLDQYAVASERINQLMPQLREACLRCDELRRRLFQVEFLTTLSGEALVTLIYHRPLGEDWEREARALEAELGIMIIGRSRKQRIVLTRDHVWERLEVDGRTLHYQQVENSFTQPNAHICQKMLSWAREVTAGQQESNAKRDLVELYCGNGNFTIALADNFRRVLATEISRTSVASANVNLEANGVTNAQIGRMSAEEFSLALKGDKAGRRVAEMALEEYDFSTVLVDPPRAGLDEQSCEQISEYAQIVYISCNPATLAENLTILTNTHEIERFALFDQFPFTDHCECGVLLKRRVVE; via the coding sequence TTGGCTATCCCCGTTGTAGAACCTGAACGCTATGCTGAGCAGTTAGCCGCCAAACGCGACTACCTGGAAAGTACCTTTGCCGCTTTTCAGCCTCCAGCGCTAGAGGTATTTGAATCGCCGCCCGGCTATTACCGTCAGCGCTGCGAGTTTCGCATATGGCACGAAGAGGACGACCTCTTCTACGCCATGTTCGAGGTAGACCCAGAGAACCCGAAGAACAAGCGGGTGATTCGGTTAGATCAGTACGCAGTCGCCAGTGAGCGAATCAATCAACTGATGCCGCAGCTACGCGAGGCCTGCCTGCGCTGTGATGAGCTACGTCGGCGGCTGTTCCAGGTAGAGTTTCTAACCACGCTGTCAGGTGAGGCGCTGGTAACGCTGATTTACCATCGACCGTTAGGCGAGGATTGGGAGCGCGAAGCCCGTGCTCTTGAGGCTGAGCTGGGCATTATGATTATTGGCCGCTCCCGCAAGCAGCGCATCGTACTGACTCGTGACCACGTATGGGAGCGGCTAGAGGTGGATGGCCGCACGCTGCACTATCAGCAGGTCGAAAATAGCTTTACCCAGCCTAATGCACATATCTGTCAAAAAATGCTCAGTTGGGCGCGGGAAGTTACCGCTGGCCAGCAGGAGAGTAATGCAAAGAGAGACCTGGTCGAGCTCTATTGCGGCAATGGCAATTTTACCATTGCCCTGGCGGACAACTTTCGCCGCGTACTGGCCACAGAAATTTCCCGCACGTCGGTGGCCAGCGCCAACGTGAACCTGGAAGCCAATGGGGTAACGAACGCGCAGATTGGTCGTATGTCAGCGGAGGAGTTTTCGCTGGCACTGAAGGGCGATAAAGCCGGGCGACGCGTGGCGGAAATGGCGCTGGAAGAGTACGATTTTTCCACTGTGCTGGTCGACCCGCCCCGTGCTGGTTTAGACGAGCAGAGCTGTGAACAAATCAGCGAGTACGCTCAGATCGTCTATATTTCATGCAACCCAGCCACGTTAGCTGAAAATTTGACCATACTGACCAACACCCATGAGATAGAGCGCTTTGCGCTATTTGACCAGTTTCCGTTTACCGACCACTGTGAGTGTGGGGTGCTGTTGAAGCGGCGGGTGGTTGAGTGA
- a CDS encoding NAD-glutamate dehydrogenase: MHYVAIEESRQDLLKQLQERLNARLDPARAATVDAFARHFYATVPVEDLVDRRLDDLYGATLSIWQFLQHHDPQTPKVRVFNPDFEEHGWQSTHTFVAVLHEDMPFLVDSVRIELNRRGLTVHAIQNAVLAVARDERHQLQALASPRAENAPEARESLIVIEVDRHTDVALLEKIESNLNDVLRDVRTAVSDFDAMCSQITASIQELEKNCPPQIDPDDHEEAIAFLEWMLKDNFTFLGYDEYLLEGSELKRDADSVLGVFRLDQPRYCERIRTEEGVDEHNDYVLVPQLLSFAKSAHHSRVHRPTYPDYITVDRYDDDGNVIGERRFFGLFTATVYNESPRNIPLLRRKLKAVMDIAGFNPQGHNGKQLLQVLEVYPRDDLFQIDTESLASTALGILNIRERRQVRLFIRADISGKFYSCLVFVPRDVFSTDLRQRIQNALCDELDAHFGDFNTYLSESVLARIQLILRFNGDAPSDYDLKRLESKVARLARSWRDELQNAMIEGFGEERANNLMDQFREAFSASYREDFSARTAVFDVQHLLTLDSENDLSLSLYRPLEEQGGGVNLKLFHRESQIPLSDVLPMMENLGLRVIGERPYDINAPEQRYWIHDFELEHSGADVSLGDMRDVFTEAFKRIWSGEADNDAFNRLIIGAGLDWREVAMLRGYARYLKQIRFGMSQDYIAATLANYPAITRELVELFRLRFDPEQQNHATEECITSLNERLEGVASLNDDQLLRRFMELILATLRTNYYQLAEGGRFKDYIAYKLEPSKVTGMPKPRPMFEIFVCSPRVEGVHLRGGKVARGGLRWSDRFEDYRTEVLGLVKAQQVKNAVIVPVGAKGGFVCKRMPENASRDVVQKEGITCYQIFIRALLDVTDNLVGGDVVPPENVVRHDEDDAYLVVAADKGTATFSDIANEISIEYGHWLGDAFASGGANGYDHKKMGITARGAWESVKRHFKNLDVDTQRDLFSVVGIGDMAGDVFGNGMLLSDKIQLVGAFNHLHIFVDPNPDAEASFAERKRLFALPRSSWEDYSQELISSGGGIFSRSAKSIAITPEMQQVFGIKEERLSPNELIRAMLKSKVDLIWNGGIGTYVKGSDETDADVGDKANDTLRINGNDLNCRVVGEGGNLGLTQRGRMEAAAKGVRVYTDFIDNAGGVNCSDHEVNIKILIDEVVKRGDMTDKQRNQLLAEMTDEVGDLVILDNYRQSQALDLSAILSDYSMGPYRRFISELEASGQIDRELEFLPTDDVLKDRASNGQGMRLPELSVLISYAKSTLKGDLITSDVPDDHYIHRHLERLFPSVLVERFKDEMYEHRLKREIVATQVANDLVDHMGIVFVRRLMDSTGAGRADIARAYIVARDSFNLPSLWAQIEALDNQVPNRIQYSMMLDLMRLIRRATRWFVRQHLGLSTQDTIEYFAPRLAQLQEGIGELLSGEELSAWNSRRDELLEAGVPEALASTVSATSSLYAGLGIIQAARLTNEKPQRVAEVLYEIGSRLELPWMIQQVTQLEVRDAWQAQARETFRDDIERQQLALTTSVLKLDAGSRDTQERVEQWLDQHADLHRRWCRLIEEVRGGSEGGFALFAVAVRELVDLAESDSEA, from the coding sequence ATGCACTACGTTGCGATTGAAGAGAGTCGGCAAGATCTTTTGAAGCAGCTCCAGGAGCGGTTAAATGCGCGGCTAGACCCCGCTCGCGCTGCTACTGTGGACGCTTTTGCTCGGCACTTTTATGCCACCGTGCCGGTGGAAGACCTAGTGGATCGTCGCCTGGACGATCTGTATGGCGCAACGCTGTCGATCTGGCAGTTTTTGCAGCACCATGATCCGCAAACTCCCAAAGTACGGGTATTTAACCCGGATTTTGAAGAGCACGGCTGGCAGTCGACGCATACCTTTGTCGCCGTTCTCCACGAAGATATGCCGTTTTTGGTCGATTCGGTGCGTATCGAGCTCAATCGCCGCGGTTTGACGGTTCACGCCATTCAAAACGCCGTGCTTGCAGTCGCCCGTGATGAGCGTCATCAATTGCAAGCGCTGGCCTCGCCCAGAGCCGAAAACGCACCTGAAGCGCGCGAGTCGCTCATTGTCATTGAGGTAGATCGGCACACCGACGTGGCTTTGCTTGAGAAAATCGAAAGCAATCTAAATGACGTGCTTCGCGATGTACGCACCGCCGTGAGCGATTTCGACGCCATGTGCTCGCAAATTACCGCGTCGATTCAAGAGCTTGAGAAAAACTGTCCACCCCAGATCGACCCCGACGACCACGAAGAGGCGATTGCCTTTTTAGAGTGGATGCTCAAAGATAACTTTACGTTCCTGGGCTACGACGAGTACCTGCTGGAAGGCAGCGAGTTAAAGCGCGATGCGGATAGCGTGCTGGGCGTGTTCCGCCTGGATCAGCCGCGCTACTGCGAGCGGATTCGTACCGAAGAGGGGGTGGATGAGCACAATGATTATGTGCTGGTGCCCCAGCTACTGTCGTTTGCCAAAAGCGCCCACCACTCTCGGGTGCACCGTCCTACCTACCCTGATTACATCACCGTTGACCGCTACGACGATGACGGCAATGTGATTGGCGAGCGGCGCTTCTTTGGTTTGTTTACCGCCACGGTATATAACGAGTCGCCGCGCAATATTCCGTTGCTGCGCCGCAAGCTCAAAGCCGTCATGGATATCGCTGGGTTTAATCCCCAGGGCCACAACGGCAAGCAGCTGTTACAGGTGCTGGAAGTCTACCCCCGGGATGATCTGTTCCAGATCGATACTGAGTCACTGGCCAGCACTGCGCTGGGCATTCTCAATATCCGCGAGCGCCGCCAGGTGCGGCTGTTTATCCGCGCCGATATCAGCGGCAAGTTCTACTCCTGCCTGGTATTTGTTCCCCGGGACGTGTTCTCCACGGATCTGCGTCAGCGGATTCAAAACGCGCTGTGCGACGAGTTAGACGCCCACTTTGGCGACTTCAATACCTATTTATCCGAGTCGGTGCTAGCGCGTATTCAGTTGATTCTGCGCTTTAATGGTGACGCGCCCAGCGACTACGATCTCAAGCGTTTGGAAAGCAAAGTGGCACGGTTGGCGCGCAGCTGGCGCGATGAGCTGCAGAACGCCATGATCGAAGGCTTCGGTGAAGAGCGCGCTAACAACCTGATGGATCAGTTCCGTGAGGCGTTCTCGGCCAGCTACCGTGAAGATTTCTCCGCGCGCACCGCGGTGTTTGATGTTCAGCACCTGCTGACACTGGATAGCGAGAACGACCTCTCGCTATCGCTCTATCGGCCACTAGAAGAGCAGGGCGGTGGCGTCAACCTGAAGCTGTTCCATCGCGAATCCCAGATTCCGCTCTCTGACGTGCTGCCAATGATGGAAAATCTCGGCCTGCGAGTGATTGGCGAGCGCCCCTACGATATTAATGCCCCTGAACAGCGCTACTGGATTCACGATTTCGAGCTTGAGCACAGCGGCGCGGATGTCAGCCTGGGCGATATGCGCGATGTATTCACGGAAGCCTTCAAGCGTATCTGGAGTGGCGAAGCCGATAACGATGCGTTTAACCGACTGATTATCGGCGCGGGGCTGGACTGGCGTGAAGTGGCCATGCTGCGCGGCTATGCCCGCTATCTCAAACAGATCCGCTTCGGCATGTCCCAGGATTACATTGCTGCTACGCTGGCCAACTATCCTGCCATTACCCGCGAGCTGGTTGAGCTATTCCGCCTGCGCTTTGATCCTGAGCAGCAGAACCACGCCACCGAAGAGTGCATCACGAGCTTAAATGAGCGCTTGGAAGGCGTTGCCAGCCTTAACGATGACCAGCTGCTACGCCGCTTTATGGAGCTGATCCTCGCCACCCTACGTACCAACTACTACCAGCTGGCAGAGGGGGGGCGCTTTAAGGATTACATCGCCTATAAGCTGGAGCCCTCCAAGGTCACCGGCATGCCCAAGCCGCGGCCCATGTTTGAGATTTTTGTCTGCTCTCCGCGGGTGGAAGGTGTCCACCTGCGTGGCGGCAAAGTGGCCCGTGGTGGTCTGCGCTGGTCGGATCGGTTTGAAGATTACCGCACCGAAGTGCTGGGGCTGGTGAAAGCGCAGCAGGTGAAGAACGCCGTTATCGTGCCAGTGGGCGCTAAAGGCGGTTTTGTGTGTAAACGCATGCCGGAAAATGCTAGCCGCGACGTCGTCCAGAAAGAGGGCATTACCTGCTACCAGATCTTTATCCGTGCGCTGCTGGATGTCACCGATAACCTGGTGGGCGGCGATGTTGTGCCGCCGGAAAATGTTGTCCGCCATGATGAGGACGACGCTTACCTCGTCGTAGCCGCCGACAAAGGCACCGCGACTTTCTCAGATATCGCCAACGAGATTTCCATTGAGTATGGGCATTGGCTGGGCGATGCCTTTGCCTCTGGCGGTGCTAACGGCTACGACCATAAAAAAATGGGTATCACCGCACGGGGTGCCTGGGAGTCGGTTAAACGTCACTTTAAAAATCTCGATGTGGATACCCAGCGCGACCTGTTTAGCGTGGTGGGAATTGGTGATATGGCCGGAGATGTCTTCGGCAACGGCATGCTGCTTTCCGACAAGATCCAACTGGTGGGTGCCTTCAATCACCTGCATATCTTTGTCGACCCCAACCCGGATGCAGAGGCCTCCTTTGCCGAGCGTAAGCGACTGTTCGCTCTGCCACGCTCAAGCTGGGAAGACTACAGCCAGGAACTGATCTCCTCCGGTGGCGGCATCTTTAGCCGTAGCGCCAAGTCGATTGCCATCACGCCGGAGATGCAGCAGGTCTTCGGTATTAAGGAGGAGCGCCTGTCGCCAAATGAACTGATCCGCGCCATGCTCAAATCCAAGGTGGACTTGATTTGGAACGGCGGTATCGGTACCTACGTGAAGGGCTCTGACGAAACCGACGCCGATGTGGGCGACAAAGCCAACGACACCCTGCGCATCAATGGCAACGACTTGAACTGCCGGGTGGTCGGCGAGGGCGGCAACCTTGGCTTGACCCAGCGCGGACGTATGGAAGCCGCAGCCAAAGGCGTGCGCGTCTACACCGACTTTATTGACAACGCGGGCGGGGTGAACTGCTCAGACCACGAGGTCAATATCAAGATCCTGATCGATGAAGTGGTCAAGCGCGGTGACATGACCGATAAGCAGCGCAATCAGCTGTTGGCGGAAATGACCGATGAGGTGGGCGATCTGGTTATTCTGGATAACTACCGCCAAAGCCAGGCACTGGATCTGTCGGCTATCCTTTCCGATTATTCGATGGGCCCTTATCGCCGATTTATCAGCGAACTAGAAGCATCCGGGCAGATTGACCGCGAGCTGGAGTTCCTGCCCACCGACGATGTGCTGAAAGATCGCGCCAGCAACGGTCAAGGCATGCGCCTGCCGGAGCTTTCGGTGCTGATTTCCTACGCCAAGAGCACCTTGAAAGGCGACTTGATCACCTCGGATGTGCCGGACGATCACTATATTCATCGTCATCTGGAACGGCTGTTCCCATCGGTGCTGGTGGAGCGCTTTAAAGACGAGATGTACGAGCACCGTCTTAAGCGCGAAATCGTCGCCACTCAGGTAGCGAATGATCTGGTTGATCACATGGGTATCGTCTTTGTACGACGCCTGATGGACTCTACCGGAGCGGGACGTGCCGACATTGCCCGAGCCTACATCGTGGCCCGTGACAGCTTTAACTTACCCAGTCTATGGGCGCAAATTGAAGCTCTCGATAATCAGGTGCCCAACCGTATTCAGTACTCGATGATGCTCGACCTGATGCGCTTGATCCGCCGCGCCACACGCTGGTTTGTGCGGCAGCACTTGGGACTCTCGACCCAGGATACCATCGAGTACTTCGCTCCCCGCCTGGCGCAACTTCAGGAAGGTATTGGTGAGCTGCTGAGCGGTGAAGAGCTTAGCGCCTGGAATAGCCGCCGTGACGAGCTGCTGGAAGCGGGTGTGCCGGAAGCCTTGGCATCTACCGTGTCAGCCACTTCAAGCCTTTACGCCGGTCTGGGTATTATTCAAGCGGCGCGCCTGACCAATGAAAAACCCCAGCGGGTGGCGGAAGTGCTGTACGAAATTGGCAGCCGCCTGGAGCTGCCGTGGATGATTCAGCAGGTAACCCAGCTGGAAGTGCGTGACGCCTGGCAGGCTCAAGCCCGGGAAACCTTCCGTGACGACATTGAGCGTCAACAGCTTGCGTTGACCACCAGCGTGTTGAAACTCGACGCTGGCAGCCGCGATACCCAAGAGCGGGTAGAGCAGTGGCTGGATCAACACGCCGACCTGCATCGCCGCTGGTGCCGCCTTATTGAAGAGGTGCGCGGCGGTAGTGAGGGTGGCTTTGCCCTCTTCGCCGTGGCGGTACGCGAGCTGGTAGACCTTGCCGAGAGCGACAGCGAGGCGTAG
- a CDS encoding quinone-dependent dihydroorotate dehydrogenase — translation MYHLARSLFFRVDPEKSHGMALGALDALHRVGGVTPLFGHSVNDPIELMGLRFSNRVGLAAGLDKNADHLDALGALGFGFVEVGTVTPKPQPGNPKPRLFRLAQHEAIINRFGFNNKGVEHLIQQVKQRHYGGIVGINIGKNLTTSVEHALDDYLVCLDAVHPYADYIAVNVSSPNTPGLRTLQFGEQLDALLGPIRARATQLNDQTGRNVPLLIKIAPDMSAEEVALMAASIERNGLDGVIATNTTVSREAVQGDPQADEAGGLSGKPVFEASNRVIRQLREQLPQLPIIGVGGIDSAAAAQAKIAAGADLVQLYSGLIYQGPKLVGECARALKDLAAGTPAAGTPAAGTPADKKPTD, via the coding sequence ATGTACCACCTCGCTCGCTCGCTGTTCTTCCGCGTTGATCCAGAAAAATCCCACGGCATGGCGCTAGGTGCATTGGATGCGCTGCATCGCGTGGGCGGCGTAACACCGCTATTTGGACACTCGGTAAATGACCCTATCGAGCTGATGGGGCTGCGGTTTTCCAATCGGGTGGGTCTCGCAGCTGGGCTGGACAAGAATGCTGACCACCTGGATGCGCTTGGCGCGCTGGGGTTTGGCTTTGTGGAAGTGGGCACCGTCACGCCTAAGCCACAGCCAGGCAACCCCAAGCCCCGGCTGTTTCGCTTAGCGCAGCATGAAGCGATCATCAACCGCTTTGGCTTTAACAATAAGGGGGTTGAGCACCTGATTCAGCAGGTCAAACAGCGCCACTACGGCGGCATTGTGGGCATCAATATCGGTAAAAACCTGACTACTTCAGTAGAGCATGCGTTGGATGACTACCTGGTATGTTTAGACGCCGTACACCCTTACGCGGACTACATTGCGGTTAACGTCTCCTCGCCGAATACGCCTGGGCTGCGCACCCTTCAGTTCGGCGAGCAGCTGGACGCGCTATTAGGGCCGATTCGAGCACGAGCCACACAGCTCAATGACCAAACGGGTCGCAACGTACCATTGCTGATTAAGATCGCCCCGGATATGAGCGCTGAAGAAGTAGCCTTAATGGCGGCAAGTATCGAGCGCAATGGCCTTGATGGCGTGATTGCCACCAATACCACGGTTTCCCGTGAGGCCGTGCAGGGCGATCCCCAAGCGGATGAGGCCGGCGGACTCTCTGGGAAACCGGTCTTTGAGGCATCCAATCGTGTGATTCGCCAGCTGCGTGAGCAGCTCCCCCAGCTTCCGATTATTGGCGTAGGCGGTATCGATAGTGCCGCTGCAGCTCAAGCCAAGATCGCCGCTGGAGCGGATTTAGTCCAGCTCTATTCAGGCTTGATCTACCAAGGCCCGAAGCTGGTGGGGGAGTGCGCCAGAGCGTTAAAGGATTTAGCTGCTGGAACGCCAGCCGCTGGAACGCCAGCCGCTGGAACGCCAGCCGATAAAAAGCCCACCGATTAA
- the rmf gene encoding ribosome modulation factor, giving the protein MKRQKRDRFQRAYVHGYKAGVSGRSRDDCPSQDINLREYWMSGWREGRGDQWDGMTGISGIHKNPMVMT; this is encoded by the coding sequence ATGAAACGGCAAAAACGTGATCGCTTCCAGCGGGCTTATGTCCACGGCTACAAAGCGGGTGTATCGGGTCGTTCTCGTGATGACTGTCCCAGTCAAGATATCAATTTACGCGAATACTGGATGAGCGGTTGGCGTGAAGGTCGCGGCGACCAGTGGGATGGGATGACCGGCATCTCCGGTATCCATAAAAACCCCATGGTCATGACTTAA
- the rlmKL gene encoding bifunctional 23S rRNA (guanine(2069)-N(7))-methyltransferase RlmK/23S rRNA (guanine(2445)-N(2))-methyltransferase RlmL, with protein MIESNQTAPLNLLATCPKGIEGLLHDELVALGATPGKTTVAGVYFTASQAIAYRVCLWSRLANRVILTLVRESMIDTADQVRDVVARIAWTKHLATGNTLAVDFHGRSEQIRHTRFGAQTVKDGVVDALQLAGQERPNVDTKTPHLRIYAHLHRMNLTIGLDLSGESLHRRGYRRDVGHAPLKENLAAALLVRAGWPERLKAGEPLIDPLCGAGTLLIEAAMMAADQAPNLNRERFGFHGWAGHDDEAWREQKREAEARASIGRKRCKAQLLGFDQSPAALSAAKANAMRAGIPALIDLHGQSLAQLTRPETLTAERGLLITNPPYGERLGELPELVRLYAQLGEKAKALFPGWTLAVFTGNPDLGHRLGMRAHKQYALKNGALDAKLLLMEIGDAEHLPTVSDTKPVKSESGAVAPPSEEVSEEQTAHKNQDNAQMFANRLIKNQKRLKKWLKQSGETSYRVYDADMPEYALAVDRYGDRVHVQEYAAPSSINPAQAQKRLYDALEVMPEALNVDASKIYIKRRERQTGSAQYQKRAASGERFEVQEGTARLWVNLRDYLDTGLFLDHRPVRRMLGEMASDKRFLNLFCYTATATVQAALGGACDSVSVDMSNTYLEWAKDNFALNKLDTRLHRVVRDDCFRWLETANAEFDLIFMDPPTFSNSKKMRDTLDVQRDHPRLVELAMARLAPGGTLVFSNNQRRFKLDESLSERYAVEDITGRSFDPDFQRRTNLHHVFLLRHK; from the coding sequence ATGATCGAGTCGAACCAAACTGCTCCGCTAAATTTGCTTGCCACCTGCCCCAAAGGCATTGAAGGCCTGCTCCACGATGAACTAGTGGCACTGGGCGCCACGCCGGGTAAAACCACGGTGGCCGGTGTGTATTTCACCGCCAGCCAAGCCATCGCCTACCGGGTATGCCTATGGTCGCGATTGGCCAACCGGGTCATTTTGACTCTGGTACGCGAGTCGATGATCGACACCGCCGATCAGGTGCGCGATGTGGTTGCCCGCATTGCCTGGACTAAACACTTGGCGACTGGCAATACGCTGGCGGTCGATTTTCACGGGCGCAGCGAACAGATTCGCCATACCCGCTTTGGTGCGCAAACCGTTAAGGACGGCGTAGTCGATGCACTCCAGTTGGCGGGGCAGGAACGCCCCAATGTGGATACCAAAACACCGCATTTGCGCATCTATGCCCACTTGCACCGTATGAACTTAACTATTGGGCTGGATCTCTCTGGTGAGAGCCTGCACCGCCGCGGCTACCGCCGGGATGTAGGCCATGCGCCGCTAAAAGAGAATTTGGCCGCCGCGCTGTTGGTGCGCGCGGGTTGGCCCGAGCGCTTAAAAGCGGGAGAGCCGTTGATTGACCCGCTGTGCGGTGCCGGCACGCTACTGATCGAAGCTGCCATGATGGCCGCCGACCAGGCACCGAACCTCAACCGGGAACGGTTCGGCTTTCACGGCTGGGCAGGGCACGATGACGAAGCATGGCGGGAACAGAAGCGTGAAGCCGAAGCGCGCGCTTCGATTGGTCGCAAGCGCTGCAAGGCCCAGCTATTAGGCTTCGACCAGAGCCCCGCGGCGCTCTCTGCGGCGAAAGCCAATGCCATGCGGGCGGGCATCCCGGCATTGATTGATCTGCATGGGCAGAGCCTTGCCCAGCTTACCCGCCCCGAAACGCTCACCGCCGAACGTGGCCTGCTGATCACCAATCCTCCTTACGGCGAGCGCCTGGGGGAGCTGCCTGAGCTGGTGCGTCTATACGCCCAGCTGGGTGAGAAAGCCAAAGCGCTATTCCCTGGCTGGACGCTGGCGGTGTTTACCGGCAACCCTGATCTCGGCCACCGGTTGGGGATGCGTGCGCACAAACAGTACGCGCTTAAAAACGGTGCCTTGGATGCCAAGCTACTGCTCATGGAGATTGGTGACGCCGAGCACCTACCGACCGTTAGCGATACAAAGCCGGTTAAGAGCGAGAGCGGTGCAGTGGCGCCGCCTAGTGAAGAGGTTAGCGAAGAGCAAACGGCTCATAAAAACCAAGACAATGCGCAGATGTTTGCCAATCGACTGATTAAAAATCAGAAGCGTTTGAAGAAGTGGCTAAAGCAGAGCGGCGAAACCAGCTATCGCGTGTATGACGCCGATATGCCCGAGTACGCGTTGGCGGTGGATCGTTACGGTGACCGCGTACACGTGCAAGAGTACGCGGCGCCCAGTTCGATCAATCCAGCTCAAGCGCAGAAACGCTTGTACGATGCTTTGGAAGTCATGCCCGAGGCGCTTAACGTTGACGCCAGCAAGATCTATATCAAGCGTCGCGAGCGCCAAACTGGCAGCGCCCAGTACCAGAAGCGCGCTGCCAGCGGTGAACGTTTTGAGGTGCAGGAAGGCACAGCTCGGCTTTGGGTGAACCTGCGTGACTACCTGGATACCGGTCTGTTTCTAGACCACCGCCCGGTACGACGCATGTTGGGCGAAATGGCCAGCGATAAACGCTTTTTGAACCTGTTCTGTTATACCGCTACGGCAACGGTGCAGGCCGCCTTAGGCGGCGCCTGCGACAGCGTGAGCGTGGATATGTCCAATACCTACCTGGAGTGGGCCAAGGACAACTTTGCGCTGAATAAGCTTGATACACGGCTGCATCGCGTGGTTCGCGACGACTGTTTCCGCTGGCTGGAAACCGCCAACGCCGAGTTCGACCTGATCTTTATGGATCCGCCGACGTTCTCTAACTCGAAGAAAATGCGCGACACCCTCGACGTGCAGCGCGATCATCCACGGCTTGTGGAGCTCGCCATGGCGCGCTTGGCACCCGGTGGAACCTTGGTGTTTTCTAATAACCAGCGGCGCTTTAAACTGGATGAATCACTCAGCGAGCGCTACGCGGTAGAGGATATCACCGGGCGCAGTTTCGACCCCGATTTCCAGCGGCGTACGAACCTGCACCATGTGTTTTTACTCAGGCATAAATAA
- a CDS encoding glutaredoxin family protein — translation MIQLSLYTTMGCHLCSQLEALVAALANQEVWLHHIEISDDDALVKRYGVRIPVIVDSEGNELDRGFELERLSTWLRERGWLDEAALAAFTALPDTAPPKGAHQRDGRRFLG, via the coding sequence ATGATTCAGCTATCGCTTTACACAACCATGGGCTGTCACCTATGCAGCCAGTTAGAAGCACTGGTGGCCGCACTAGCGAATCAAGAGGTGTGGCTGCACCACATCGAGATTAGCGACGACGACGCCCTGGTTAAGCGCTATGGCGTGAGAATACCGGTGATTGTGGATAGTGAAGGCAATGAGCTGGATCGTGGCTTTGAGCTTGAGCGATTAAGCACTTGGTTGCGCGAGCGCGGCTGGCTGGATGAGGCAGCGCTGGCAGCGTTTACAGCACTGCCAGACACCGCGCCGCCTAAAGGCGCCCATCAGCGTGATGGCCGACGTTTTTTAGGTTAA